The Apus apus isolate bApuApu2 chromosome 1, bApuApu2.pri.cur, whole genome shotgun sequence nucleotide sequence ATTTCTATCAAATCATTACTACAAAACATTGTTTCCAGGTAGTCAAACCAATTACCCGGATAAAAGAGATTTAAAGTCTTCACTTCCCTAAAGCCGTTTCTTTACACCGTGCTCGTTAGGGTTTCTTTCAGTAATCGTAGGGGATACACCAAGACACAATGGACCTCTGACAACTTACGAATTGCTGGATCCTTACTGCAGGTTACTCACGACCTTGGTGCCTCAGCTCCTTTAGGAAAAGTGTGGGTGGCTCTTAAAAGAGCCGTTGGATAAACAAAAGATGTAAAGCAGGACTCTCCTggtataatttatttcttcttgggCGCCGCCTTCTTCGCTTTGGCCGCTTTGGGCTTCGCTGCCTTCGGCTTAGCTGCTTTGGGCTTCACCGCCTTAGCCTTGGCCGGGCTCTTTGCTGCCTTCTTGGGGCGGCCTGCCTTGGCGGCTTTCTTGGGGCTCTTGGTGGCTTTCTTGGCCGCAGTAGCCGCCAGCTTCTTGGCTTTCTTGGGGCTCTTCTTCACCGCCGCCGCCTTCTTGGGCTTCTTAGCAGCGCTGGCAGGCTTCTTGGCCGCCGGCTTCTTCGGCTTGGCTGCGGCTGCCCGCTTCTTGGGGgctttttccttcacttctccaggcttctTGTTAAGGCGGAAAGACCCGGAGGCGCCGGTGCCCTTGGTCTGCACCAAGGTGCCCTTGCTGACGAGGCTCTTGAGCCCCAGCTTGATGCGGCTGTTGTTCTTCTCCACATCGTAGCCGCCGGCGGCCAGCGCCTTCTTCAGCGCGGCGAGGGAGAGCCCCTTGCGCTCCTTGGAGGCGGACACGGCCTTGGTGATCAGCTCGGTGACGCTGGGGCCGGCGGGCTTGCGGGCTTTGGAGCCGCCCGTCGCCTTCTTCGGCTTCTTGGCGGCGGCCTTGGCACCGGGCGCGGGCGCATCGGGGGCGGCAGCGGGAGCGGTCTCGGACATCGCAGCAGCGTCCTCTGCGGAGCAGGCGA carries:
- the LOC127386944 gene encoding histone H1.01, with the protein product MSETAPAAAPDAPAPGAKAAAKKPKKATGGSKARKPAGPSVTELITKAVSASKERKGLSLAALKKALAAGGYDVEKNNSRIKLGLKSLVSKGTLVQTKGTGASGSFRLNKKPGEVKEKAPKKRAAAAKPKKPAAKKPASAAKKPKKAAAVKKSPKKAKKLAATAAKKATKSPKKAAKAGRPKKAAKSPAKAKAVKPKAAKPKAAKPKAAKAKKAAPKKK